The Dokdonella koreensis DS-123 genome has a segment encoding these proteins:
- a CDS encoding DUF4442 domain-containing protein, translated as MKPARLRRIMNLWPPFLFAGIRVLELGADWRSARVALKRHWYNGNYVGVHFGGSLFAMTDPFWMLLLMHCLGRDYYVWDKAAEIEFVAPGREAVYADFRIDDALLEAIRTATAGGEKYLHWLPVEVKTAGGEVIARVRKQVYVKRKRLPPA; from the coding sequence ATGAAGCCTGCCCGCCTGCGCCGGATCATGAACCTTTGGCCGCCGTTCCTGTTCGCCGGCATCCGGGTGCTCGAGCTGGGCGCGGACTGGCGCAGCGCGCGCGTGGCGCTGAAGCGGCACTGGTACAACGGCAACTATGTCGGCGTGCACTTCGGCGGCAGCCTGTTCGCGATGACCGACCCGTTCTGGATGCTGCTGCTGATGCACTGCCTCGGCCGCGACTACTACGTCTGGGACAAGGCCGCCGAGATCGAGTTCGTCGCGCCCGGCCGCGAGGCCGTGTACGCGGACTTCCGCATCGACGACGCCCTGCTCGAGGCGATCCGCACGGCCACCGCCGGTGGCGAGAAGTACCTGCACTGGCTGCCGGTCGAGGTGAAGACGGCCGGCGGCGAGGTGATCGCCCGCGTGCGCAAGCAGGTCTACGTCAAGCGCAAGCGGCTACCGCCGGCCTGA
- the trxA gene encoding thioredoxin, which produces MPQPPSPHVFDATTETFENDVLQASLDQPVLVDFWAEWCGPCKSLGPLLEKVVDSYHGAVRLAKVDVDKEQQLAGMFGVRSIPTVVLVAQGQIVDGFTGALPESALREFLSRHVQPAEPANEDDASADALPPESADAAVARLRAEIAADPDKDELKLDLAVALMRQGDAAAAESQLDALPANLATDERARRLRGQLEFARLLADAPPTAELQAQLARDAGDHAAREQLGIRLLAEGQAAEGLEQFLAILKADRDWNEGGARKRLIAAFSILDDEELVGTYRRRMSSLLF; this is translated from the coding sequence TTGCCCCAACCCCCTTCCCCGCACGTCTTCGACGCGACCACCGAAACCTTCGAGAACGACGTCCTGCAGGCCTCGCTCGACCAGCCGGTCCTGGTCGATTTCTGGGCCGAGTGGTGCGGTCCGTGCAAGTCGCTCGGGCCGCTGCTGGAAAAGGTCGTCGACAGCTACCACGGCGCGGTCCGGCTGGCCAAGGTCGACGTCGACAAGGAGCAGCAGCTGGCCGGCATGTTCGGCGTGCGCAGCATCCCGACCGTGGTGCTGGTCGCGCAGGGCCAGATCGTCGACGGTTTCACCGGCGCCCTGCCCGAAAGCGCCTTGCGCGAGTTCCTGTCGCGGCACGTCCAGCCGGCCGAACCGGCCAACGAAGACGATGCCAGCGCCGATGCGCTGCCGCCGGAATCGGCCGATGCCGCCGTGGCGCGGCTGCGCGCGGAGATCGCCGCCGACCCGGACAAGGACGAGCTCAAGCTCGATCTGGCGGTCGCGCTGATGCGCCAGGGCGATGCCGCCGCGGCCGAGAGCCAGCTCGATGCCCTGCCGGCCAACCTCGCCACCGACGAGCGCGCGCGCCGCCTGCGCGGCCAGCTCGAGTTCGCGCGCCTGCTGGCCGACGCGCCGCCGACCGCTGAGCTGCAGGCGCAGCTGGCGCGCGATGCCGGCGACCATGCCGCCCGCGAACAGCTCGGCATCCGCCTGCTCGCCGAGGGCCAGGCCGCTGAGGGCCTGGAGCAGTTCCTGGCGATCCTGAAGGCCGACCGCGACTGGAACGAGGGCGGTGCCAGGAAGCGCCTGATCGCGGCGTTCTCGATCCTCGACGACGAGGAACTGGTCGGCACCTACCGGCGCCGGATGTCCTCGCTGCTGTTCTGA
- a CDS encoding efflux RND transporter periplasmic adaptor subunit, with protein sequence MIRIPRTLALALTCTALIACQKSQPPAAPPPPEVGIIQVQPQAVPLTRDLVGRLSPFRSADVRARVAGVLVKRVYAEGSDVKEGDVLFEIDPAPLKATLASAQAGLTQAQAAAANAKAAANRARELIGKNYVSRSDLDNAEATERTTAAQVQQARAEVQTAQINLGYATVRAPISGRAGQQQVTEGALVGQGTATLLTTIDQLDPVYANFTLSVSDLDQLREAASHGAITLLEPNKAEVALTRQDGTPTGRNGVLDFSDVTVDPATGSVALRAQIANPDRTLLPGMYVTGSLSLGQINQAFLIPQSVLQRDAQGAYVLVVGEGDKVERRPVKADTLRKDAWIVTDGIKAGERLVADGIQKARPGQPVKPVATADAGAKPAQG encoded by the coding sequence ATGATCCGCATCCCCCGTACGCTGGCGCTGGCCCTGACCTGCACCGCGCTGATCGCCTGCCAGAAGAGCCAGCCGCCGGCGGCGCCGCCGCCACCCGAGGTCGGCATCATCCAGGTGCAGCCGCAGGCCGTGCCGCTGACGCGCGACCTGGTCGGACGCCTGTCGCCGTTCCGCAGTGCCGACGTGCGCGCCCGCGTGGCCGGCGTGCTGGTCAAGCGCGTCTATGCCGAGGGCAGCGACGTCAAGGAGGGCGACGTGTTGTTCGAGATCGATCCCGCGCCTCTGAAGGCCACGCTGGCGTCGGCCCAGGCCGGGCTGACGCAGGCGCAGGCCGCCGCCGCCAACGCGAAGGCCGCGGCGAACCGCGCACGCGAACTGATCGGCAAGAACTACGTGTCGCGTTCGGACCTCGACAATGCCGAGGCCACCGAGCGCACCACCGCGGCCCAGGTACAGCAGGCACGCGCCGAGGTGCAGACCGCGCAGATCAACCTCGGCTACGCCACCGTGCGCGCACCGATCTCCGGCCGTGCCGGCCAGCAACAGGTGACCGAAGGCGCCCTGGTCGGCCAGGGCACGGCGACGCTGCTGACGACGATCGACCAGCTCGATCCGGTCTACGCCAACTTCACGCTGAGCGTCAGCGACCTGGACCAGCTGCGCGAAGCCGCCTCGCACGGCGCCATCACGCTGCTGGAGCCGAACAAGGCCGAGGTGGCGCTGACGCGCCAGGACGGCACGCCGACCGGCAGGAACGGGGTGCTGGACTTCTCCGACGTCACCGTCGACCCGGCCACCGGCAGCGTCGCGCTGCGCGCGCAGATCGCCAACCCGGACCGCACGCTGCTGCCGGGCATGTACGTCACCGGCAGCCTGTCGCTGGGCCAGATCAACCAGGCGTTCCTGATTCCGCAGTCGGTCCTGCAGCGCGATGCGCAGGGTGCCTACGTGCTGGTCGTCGGCGAGGGCGACAAGGTCGAGCGGCGGCCGGTCAAGGCCGACACCCTGCGCAAGGACGCCTGGATCGTCACCGACGGCATCAAGGCCGGCGAGCGGCTGGTCGCCGACGGCATCCAGAAGGCGCGCCCGGGGCAGCCGGTCAAGCCGGTCGCCACCGCGGACGCCGGCGCCAAGCCGGCCCAGGGCTGA
- a CDS encoding TetR/AcrR family transcriptional regulator, with the protein MTTPLAGARHERVRDAARALWLEHGYQTSMDAIARRAGCSKQTVYAHFGSKEELFRHVVEDLMAPIMACLEPGEGDLEATLTAFARSYGDTLATAETQARRRIAFTEAPRYPDLAKGLYRGGLGHLVDRLAEVLGEAMRRGALRRDDPAQAAELFLGLCFGVESERHLLGVARRRTLAERHAWTDAAVAAFLRAYAPSFPLSLSRKQS; encoded by the coding sequence ATGACGACGCCCCTTGCCGGTGCGCGCCACGAGCGCGTACGCGATGCCGCGCGCGCGTTGTGGCTCGAGCACGGCTACCAGACCAGCATGGACGCGATCGCCCGCCGTGCCGGCTGCTCGAAGCAGACCGTCTACGCGCACTTCGGCAGCAAGGAAGAGCTGTTCCGCCACGTCGTCGAGGACCTGATGGCGCCGATCATGGCCTGCCTCGAACCCGGCGAGGGCGACCTGGAAGCGACGCTGACGGCGTTCGCGCGCAGCTACGGCGACACCCTGGCCACCGCCGAGACGCAGGCGCGCAGGCGCATCGCCTTCACCGAGGCGCCGCGTTATCCGGATCTGGCCAAGGGGCTGTACCGCGGCGGCCTGGGCCATCTGGTCGACCGCCTCGCCGAGGTACTCGGCGAGGCCATGCGGCGCGGCGCGCTCCGCCGGGACGACCCCGCCCAGGCCGCCGAGCTGTTCCTCGGCCTGTGCTTCGGCGTGGAGTCCGAACGCCACCTGCTGGGCGTGGCGCGGCGGCGCACGCTGGCCGAGCGCCATGCCTGGACCGATGCCGCGGTCGCCGCGTTCCTGCGCGCCTACGCCCCCTCTTTCCCTCTTTCCCTTTCCAGGAAGCAGTCATGA
- a CDS encoding efflux RND transporter permease subunit, translated as MAQFFINRPVFAWVVAILISLAGVLSIYSLGVESYPTIAPPQVTITANYAGASADTVEKTVTQVIEQQLTGIDNLLYFSSQSSSNGRVQITVTFQTGTDPDTAQVQVQNKVAQAEPRLPSEVTQQGVVVAKAAAGFLMVIGLRADDGGIDRNGLNDIVASRVLDQISRINGVGATQQFGSEYAMRIWVDPVKLQGYGLSASQLTAAIRAQNVQFAAGAIGSQPTLPGQEFMATISADSRFTEPEQFENIIVRANSDGTTVRLRDVAHVEFGAFTFGFDTQYNGKALAAFAIQLLPGANALDVAGAVRKRMDELSASFPAGVVWFSPYDSTTFVNISINEVVHTLIEAIVLVFLVMLIFLQNFRATIIPTLVIPVALLGTFVGMLALGFTINQLSLFGMVLAIGIIVDDAIVVIENVERIMSEEGLSPKEATRKAMGQISGAIVAITVVLAAVFIPSAMQSGAAGEIYRQFALTIAVSMGFSALLALSLTPALCASFLKSSHAQKQNVVFRTFNRFFDWMTKTYVGHIASAVRHAPRWMVLFVALSVAAGYLFTRLPTGFLPEEDQGYALAIVQLPPGSTMARNQAVMGQIYERLQKNPAFEGFMQISGFSFLGLGENVGMGFIRLKDWSQRDITATEFIAQTNGALADIKDAQIFVVNLPTVQGLGQFGGFDLFLQDRGGVGYDKLVEARNQLLGKANAADSGLVAVRPNGLEDAPQLKMTVDRTQAEALGLSVSDVYASIQTFLAPNYVNDFFYQGRVKRVVVQADAPFRATPDALKQFYTPSTLASSSLGTTSSNGQLMIPLSSVVTTEWTSSSPSLIRFNGYSAIEIVGNPAPGSSSGDAMSTMQNLIAELPAGFGFDWAGMSYQEILSGNQQAMLYILSLVVVFLCLAALYESWSIPTSVLLVVPLGVLGCIAATLLRGLPNDIYFKIGLITVVGLAAKNAILIVEFAVEQQQAGKTLRDGVIEAARLRLRPILMTSMAFILGVLPLALSSGAGANSRHSIGTGVIGGMLFATFLGVLLIPIFYVIVRRLLGDRLDGNGKPPARIETAH; from the coding sequence ATGGCACAGTTCTTCATCAACCGCCCGGTCTTCGCCTGGGTGGTCGCGATCCTGATCTCGCTCGCCGGCGTGCTGTCGATCTACAGCCTCGGCGTCGAGTCCTACCCCACCATCGCGCCGCCGCAGGTCACGATCACCGCCAACTACGCCGGCGCCAGCGCCGACACGGTCGAGAAGACCGTCACCCAGGTGATCGAGCAGCAGCTGACCGGCATCGACAACCTGCTCTATTTCAGCTCGCAGTCCAGCTCCAACGGCCGCGTCCAGATCACCGTGACGTTCCAGACCGGCACCGACCCGGATACCGCCCAGGTCCAGGTGCAGAACAAGGTCGCCCAGGCCGAGCCGCGCCTGCCCTCGGAGGTCACCCAGCAGGGCGTGGTCGTCGCCAAGGCGGCGGCCGGGTTCCTGATGGTGATCGGCCTGCGCGCCGATGACGGCGGCATCGACCGCAACGGCCTCAACGACATCGTCGCCTCGCGCGTGCTCGACCAGATCTCGCGCATCAACGGCGTCGGCGCGACCCAGCAGTTCGGTTCCGAGTACGCGATGCGCATCTGGGTCGACCCGGTCAAGCTGCAGGGCTACGGCCTCTCGGCCAGCCAGCTGACGGCGGCCATCCGTGCGCAGAACGTGCAGTTCGCCGCCGGCGCGATCGGCTCGCAGCCGACGCTGCCGGGCCAGGAGTTCATGGCGACGATCTCGGCCGACAGCCGCTTCACCGAACCGGAGCAGTTCGAGAACATCATCGTGCGCGCCAACAGCGACGGCACGACCGTGCGCCTGCGCGACGTCGCCCACGTCGAGTTCGGCGCGTTCACGTTCGGCTTCGACACCCAGTACAACGGCAAGGCACTGGCGGCCTTCGCGATCCAGCTGTTGCCCGGTGCCAACGCGCTCGACGTCGCCGGTGCGGTCCGCAAGCGCATGGACGAGCTGTCGGCGAGCTTCCCGGCCGGCGTGGTGTGGTTCTCGCCGTACGACTCGACCACCTTCGTCAACATCTCGATCAACGAAGTGGTGCACACGCTGATCGAGGCGATCGTGCTCGTGTTCCTGGTGATGCTGATCTTCCTGCAGAACTTCCGCGCGACGATCATCCCGACGCTGGTGATTCCGGTCGCCCTGCTCGGCACCTTCGTCGGCATGCTCGCGCTCGGCTTCACGATCAACCAGCTCAGCCTGTTCGGCATGGTGCTGGCGATCGGCATCATCGTCGACGACGCGATCGTCGTGATCGAGAACGTCGAGCGCATCATGAGCGAGGAAGGCCTGTCGCCCAAGGAGGCCACGCGCAAGGCGATGGGGCAGATCTCCGGCGCGATCGTCGCGATCACCGTGGTGCTCGCCGCCGTGTTCATTCCCTCGGCGATGCAGTCCGGCGCCGCCGGCGAGATCTACCGCCAGTTCGCACTGACGATCGCGGTCTCGATGGGCTTCTCGGCCCTGCTGGCGCTCTCGCTGACGCCGGCGCTCTGCGCCAGCTTCCTCAAGTCCTCGCACGCCCAGAAGCAGAACGTCGTCTTCCGCACGTTCAACCGCTTCTTCGACTGGATGACCAAGACCTACGTCGGCCACATCGCCAGCGCCGTGCGCCACGCGCCCCGCTGGATGGTGCTGTTCGTGGCCCTCAGCGTCGCCGCCGGATACCTGTTCACGCGGCTGCCGACCGGCTTCCTGCCGGAAGAGGACCAGGGCTACGCGCTGGCGATCGTGCAACTGCCGCCGGGCTCGACCATGGCGCGCAACCAGGCGGTGATGGGGCAGATCTACGAGCGGCTGCAGAAGAACCCGGCGTTCGAGGGCTTCATGCAGATCTCCGGCTTCAGCTTCCTGGGCCTCGGCGAGAACGTCGGCATGGGCTTCATCCGGCTCAAGGACTGGAGCCAGCGCGACATCACCGCGACCGAGTTCATCGCCCAGACCAACGGCGCCCTGGCCGACATCAAGGACGCGCAGATCTTCGTGGTCAACCTGCCCACGGTGCAGGGCCTGGGCCAGTTCGGTGGCTTCGACCTGTTCCTGCAGGACCGCGGCGGCGTCGGCTACGACAAGCTGGTCGAGGCGCGCAACCAGCTGCTCGGCAAGGCCAATGCCGCCGACTCGGGCCTGGTCGCCGTGCGCCCGAACGGCCTGGAGGACGCGCCGCAGCTGAAGATGACGGTCGACCGCACGCAGGCCGAGGCGCTGGGCCTGTCGGTCAGCGACGTCTATGCCTCGATCCAGACGTTCCTGGCGCCCAATTACGTCAACGACTTCTTCTACCAGGGCCGCGTCAAGCGCGTCGTGGTGCAGGCCGACGCACCATTCCGCGCCACGCCCGACGCCCTCAAGCAGTTCTATACGCCCTCGACACTGGCATCCAGCAGCCTCGGCACGACCTCCTCGAACGGCCAGCTGATGATCCCATTGTCGAGCGTGGTCACCACCGAGTGGACGAGCTCCTCGCCGTCGCTGATCCGCTTCAACGGCTACTCGGCGATCGAGATCGTCGGCAACCCGGCACCGGGCAGCAGCTCGGGCGACGCGATGAGCACGATGCAGAACCTGATCGCGGAGCTGCCGGCCGGCTTCGGCTTCGACTGGGCCGGCATGTCCTACCAGGAGATCCTGTCCGGCAACCAGCAGGCGATGCTCTACATCCTGTCGCTGGTCGTGGTGTTCCTGTGCCTGGCCGCGCTGTACGAGAGCTGGTCGATCCCGACCTCGGTGCTGCTGGTGGTGCCGCTCGGCGTGCTCGGCTGCATCGCGGCGACGCTGCTGCGCGGGCTGCCCAACGACATCTACTTCAAGATCGGCCTGATCACCGTCGTCGGCCTGGCCGCGAAGAACGCGATCCTGATCGTCGAGTTCGCGGTCGAGCAGCAGCAGGCCGGCAAGACGCTGCGCGACGGCGTGATCGAAGCAGCGCGCCTGCGCCTGCGGCCGATCCTGATGACCTCGATGGCGTTCATCCTGGGCGTGCTGCCGCTGGCGCTCTCCAGCGGTGCCGGCGCCAACTCGCGCCACTCGATCGGTACCGGCGTCATCGGCGGCATGCTGTTCGCCACCTTCCTCGGCGTGCTGCTGATCCCGATCTTCTACGTGATCGTCCGCCGCCTGCTGGGCGACCGTCTCGACGGCAACGGCAAGCCGCCGGCGCGGATCGAAACGGCCCACTGA
- a CDS encoding queuosine precursor transporter, translated as MFPSARSASPDDRRAGLLFLVLSGFFVANALIAEFVGVKIFALEDTLGLAPLDWNLFGQSGSLNFTAGVLLWPIVFVMTDIINEYFGRRGVRLISWLAVVLIVYAFAFAYAAIHLAPAGWWVGAGRNQGVDDLQAAFAAIFGQGLWTIGGSVTAFLVGQLIDVSIFHAIRKRTGDRHIWLRATGSTLVSQFIDSFVVLYIAFVLGPQQWPIGLFLAVGTVNYVYKFVAAIALTPLIYAARRGLDGWLGRDLSERLKRQAAEE; from the coding sequence ATGTTCCCATCCGCCCGATCGGCCAGCCCCGACGACCGGCGCGCCGGCCTGCTGTTCCTGGTGCTGTCCGGCTTCTTCGTGGCCAATGCGCTGATCGCCGAGTTCGTCGGCGTCAAGATCTTCGCGCTGGAGGACACGCTCGGCCTGGCGCCGCTGGACTGGAACCTGTTCGGCCAGAGCGGCTCGCTGAACTTCACGGCCGGCGTGCTGCTGTGGCCGATCGTCTTCGTGATGACGGACATCATCAACGAGTACTTCGGGCGGCGCGGCGTGCGCCTGATCTCGTGGCTGGCGGTGGTGCTGATCGTCTATGCATTCGCCTTCGCCTACGCGGCGATCCACCTGGCGCCGGCCGGATGGTGGGTCGGCGCCGGCCGCAACCAGGGCGTGGACGATCTCCAGGCCGCCTTCGCGGCGATCTTCGGGCAGGGCCTGTGGACGATCGGCGGCTCGGTGACGGCGTTCCTCGTCGGCCAGCTGATCGACGTGTCGATCTTCCATGCGATCCGCAAGCGCACCGGCGATCGCCACATCTGGCTGCGCGCCACCGGATCGACCCTGGTCTCGCAATTCATCGACAGCTTCGTGGTGCTCTACATCGCCTTCGTCCTGGGACCGCAGCAGTGGCCGATCGGCCTGTTCCTGGCGGTCGGCACGGTCAACTACGTCTACAAGTTCGTGGCCGCGATCGCGCTGACGCCGCTGATCTACGCGGCACGCCGCGGCCTGGATGGCTGGCTGGGCCGCGACCTGTCCGAGCGGCTGAAGCGGCAGGCCGCCGAGGAGTAG
- a CDS encoding AAA family ATPase yields the protein MTVPTASPADPPADPSVPGRIVVALIGLPGAGKSTIARALEDHLRLRRICRDAIRAAMFPRCSYSFLEKRAAFRGVVQALEINCMLGISSVLDGMTFSARDDYDRIAETVAAFDFTLMPLWVDCPPERARARVQDDLDANRHLALDRTPERVDEVRRRAVPPPDGAVRIDAELPASAMCREAVRLVAARLQAGPAG from the coding sequence GTGACCGTGCCGACCGCCAGCCCTGCCGATCCGCCGGCGGACCCCTCCGTGCCGGGGCGGATCGTGGTCGCCCTGATCGGCCTCCCCGGCGCCGGCAAGAGCACGATCGCACGGGCCCTGGAAGACCACCTGCGCCTGCGCAGGATCTGCCGCGACGCCATCCGCGCGGCGATGTTCCCCCGCTGCAGCTACAGCTTCCTGGAGAAGCGGGCCGCCTTCCGCGGTGTCGTGCAGGCGCTGGAGATCAACTGCATGCTCGGCATCTCCAGCGTGCTCGACGGCATGACGTTCTCCGCCCGCGACGACTACGACAGGATCGCCGAAACGGTCGCCGCGTTCGACTTCACGCTGATGCCGCTGTGGGTGGACTGCCCGCCGGAGCGCGCGCGTGCGCGCGTGCAGGACGATCTGGACGCCAACCGCCACCTTGCGCTCGACCGCACGCCGGAACGGGTCGACGAAGTGCGGCGCCGGGCCGTGCCGCCGCCGGACGGCGCGGTGCGGATCGACGCCGAGCTGCCGGCTTCGGCGATGTGCCGCGAAGCGGTCCGGCTGGTCGCGGCGCGGCTGCAGGCCGGTCCCGCCGGCTAG
- a CDS encoding peroxiredoxin — protein sequence MSIQPGDAIPAIALTLIRDGMHPVRADTLFAGRRIVLFSVPGAFTPTCSSRHLPGYVAHFTDFQARGIEVACVAVNDAYVMQAWASSQNVPAQMMMLADGNGDFARALGLELDASAYGMGLRSRRFALLAEDGIVRLLQVEAPGEFKASSAEAMLALIG from the coding sequence ATGAGCATCCAGCCCGGTGACGCCATTCCCGCCATCGCCCTCACCCTGATCCGCGACGGCATGCACCCGGTCCGCGCCGACACGCTCTTCGCCGGCCGGCGCATCGTGCTGTTCTCGGTGCCCGGCGCGTTCACGCCGACCTGCTCCTCGCGCCACCTGCCGGGCTATGTCGCGCACTTCACCGACTTCCAGGCGCGCGGCATCGAGGTGGCCTGCGTGGCGGTCAACGACGCCTACGTCATGCAGGCCTGGGCGTCGAGCCAGAACGTGCCGGCGCAGATGATGATGCTGGCCGACGGCAACGGCGACTTCGCGCGCGCACTCGGCCTGGAGCTCGACGCCAGCGCCTACGGCATGGGCCTGCGCAGCCGGCGCTTCGCGCTGCTGGCCGAGGACGGCATCGTGCGCCTGCTGCAGGTGGAGGCGCCGGGCGAGTTCAAGGCGTCCAGCGCCGAGGCGATGCTGGCCCTGATCGGCTGA
- a CDS encoding DnaJ C-terminal domain-containing protein, whose protein sequence is MQFKDYYEILGVKPDAKDAEIKSAYRRLARKYHPDVSKEDGAEDKFKAVNEAYEALKDGERRAAYDQLRAGGYRAGDDFRPPPNWQQRGDFDPAGFEGAGFSDFFESLFGGRMGGAGGPRSVARRGRDLHAQIAIDLETAVRGGRERITLRDGLQGERTLEVKIPARIQPGQQIRLGKQGSPGLNGGPPGDLLLEVGLRSDGRFRLEGRNVVHTLALAPWEAALGATVTVPTLDGDVELRIPPGSDTGRKLRLRGRGWPGEPAGDQIVVLEVHVPPAESEEQRALYASMAEAFAFHPRG, encoded by the coding sequence ATGCAGTTCAAGGACTACTACGAAATCCTGGGCGTCAAGCCCGATGCGAAGGACGCCGAGATCAAGTCGGCGTACCGGCGCCTGGCGCGCAAATACCACCCCGACGTCAGCAAGGAGGACGGCGCCGAGGACAAGTTCAAGGCGGTCAACGAGGCCTACGAGGCGCTCAAGGACGGCGAGCGCCGGGCCGCGTACGACCAGCTGCGTGCCGGCGGCTACCGTGCCGGCGACGACTTCCGGCCGCCGCCGAACTGGCAGCAGCGCGGCGACTTCGATCCGGCCGGCTTCGAGGGCGCCGGTTTCAGCGATTTCTTCGAATCGCTGTTCGGCGGCCGCATGGGCGGCGCCGGCGGCCCGCGCAGCGTGGCGCGGCGTGGCCGCGACCTGCACGCGCAGATCGCGATCGATCTGGAGACCGCCGTGCGCGGCGGCCGCGAGCGGATCACCCTGCGCGACGGCCTGCAGGGCGAGCGCACGCTCGAGGTGAAGATTCCCGCGCGGATCCAGCCCGGCCAGCAGATCCGGCTCGGCAAGCAGGGCAGCCCCGGCCTCAACGGCGGCCCGCCCGGCGACCTGCTGCTGGAAGTGGGCCTGCGCAGTGACGGGCGGTTCCGCCTGGAGGGGCGCAACGTCGTCCATACGCTCGCCCTGGCGCCGTGGGAAGCCGCGCTCGGCGCGACCGTCACGGTGCCGACGCTGGACGGCGACGTGGAACTGCGCATCCCGCCCGGCTCGGACACCGGGCGCAAGCTGCGCCTGCGCGGCCGCGGCTGGCCCGGCGAACCGGCGGGCGACCAGATCGTCGTGCTGGAAGTGCACGTGCCGCCGGCCGAAAGCGAGGAGCAGCGCGCGCTGTACGCCTCGATGGCCGAGGCGTTCGCGTTCCATCCACGCGGCTGA
- a CDS encoding Hsp20/alpha crystallin family protein: MSIIRHSPWAARNDLQEFRQVFERFFNGEESDQSNVVTSQWVPRVDIKEEDKRFVILADVPGVDPQSIEINMDKGILSLRGERTAETKEEGTKFTRVERSHGVFYRRFALPDSADADGVTAHGKHGVLEISIPKKPETTPRRITINA; this comes from the coding sequence ATGAGCATCATCCGTCATTCGCCGTGGGCCGCCCGCAACGATCTCCAGGAGTTCCGTCAGGTCTTCGAGCGCTTCTTCAACGGCGAGGAAAGCGACCAGTCCAACGTCGTGACCAGCCAGTGGGTACCCCGGGTCGACATCAAGGAGGAAGACAAGCGCTTCGTCATCCTGGCCGACGTCCCCGGCGTCGATCCGCAGAGCATCGAGATCAACATGGACAAGGGCATCCTGTCGCTGCGCGGCGAGCGCACCGCCGAAACCAAGGAGGAAGGGACCAAGTTCACGCGCGTCGAGCGCTCGCATGGGGTCTTCTATCGGCGCTTCGCGCTGCCCGACAGTGCCGACGCCGACGGCGTCACCGCGCACGGCAAGCACGGCGTGCTGGAGATTTCGATTCCGAAGAAGCCGGAAACCACGCCGCGCCGGATTACCATCAACGCCTGA
- a CDS encoding helix-turn-helix transcriptional regulator has translation MKATPVGNHIRRLRFDAGEMTQGALAERVGITRQTVIALEAGRYAPSLELAFRIAQAFDRPIGEVFFWRE, from the coding sequence ATGAAGGCGACGCCGGTCGGCAATCACATCCGGCGCCTGCGTTTCGATGCCGGCGAGATGACGCAGGGCGCGCTGGCCGAACGGGTCGGCATCACGCGCCAGACGGTGATCGCGCTGGAAGCGGGACGCTACGCGCCGTCGCTGGAACTCGCGTTCCGCATTGCGCAGGCGTTCGACAGGCCAATCGGCGAGGTCTTCTTCTGGCGCGAATAG